From one Armatimonadota bacterium genomic stretch:
- a CDS encoding branched-chain amino acid ABC transporter permease: MTTPAVEVRSPARSAAPRLTLGALLATALLLLPFTVSSFWIRIATEVLLWAGLAQSWNIIGGYTGYLSFGHGAFFGLGAYVTGIGMTVLGWPFPAGLAVSGVLAAALAAAIGYPTLRLRGAYFAIATWAFGEMLRQVATVLEVTGGAFGMRLPPFLNLPFFYYITLGTSTLVYVTTYLLLERSPFGYKLLAIREHEEAAEMVGVNTVGVKINAFALSAFFPGVLGGIYAYWLTYIHPDSVLGGIITDLMVVMVFLGGMGTFWGPLLGAFLVQLVSRSLWLVWGESTLYLVIIGAAICIVVLFMPGGIVGLLEGRRAPLLAPRAAWRWWRERVRW, encoded by the coding sequence GCCTCACCCTGGGAGCTCTCCTGGCGACCGCGCTGCTCCTTCTGCCCTTCACCGTCTCTTCTTTCTGGATCCGCATCGCCACTGAGGTCCTGCTGTGGGCGGGGCTGGCCCAGAGCTGGAACATCATCGGCGGCTACACCGGCTACCTCAGCTTCGGGCACGGCGCCTTCTTCGGCCTGGGCGCCTACGTCACGGGAATAGGCATGACCGTGCTGGGATGGCCCTTCCCCGCCGGCCTGGCGGTTTCCGGGGTGCTGGCTGCCGCCCTGGCTGCAGCCATCGGCTATCCCACCCTGCGGCTGCGCGGGGCGTACTTCGCCATCGCCACCTGGGCCTTCGGAGAGATGCTGCGGCAGGTGGCCACGGTGCTCGAGGTCACCGGCGGAGCCTTCGGCATGCGCCTGCCCCCGTTTCTCAACCTGCCGTTCTTCTACTACATCACCCTGGGAACAAGCACCCTGGTCTACGTGACGACATACCTGCTGCTGGAGCGCTCGCCCTTCGGCTACAAGCTGCTGGCTATCCGGGAGCACGAGGAGGCCGCCGAGATGGTGGGGGTGAATACGGTGGGCGTCAAGATCAACGCCTTCGCCCTGAGCGCCTTCTTCCCCGGGGTGCTGGGCGGCATCTACGCCTACTGGCTGACCTACATCCACCCGGATAGCGTGCTAGGCGGGATCATCACCGACCTGATGGTGGTGATGGTCTTCCTGGGCGGCATGGGCACCTTCTGGGGGCCGCTGCTGGGTGCCTTCCTGGTGCAGCTGGTCAGCCGCAGCCTCTGGCTCGTCTGGGGTGAGAGCACCCTCTACCTGGTGATCATCGGCGCGGCCATCTGCATCGTCGTCCTGTTCATGCCGGGGGGTATCGTGGGCCTGCTGGAGGGCCGGCGCGCGCCCCTGCTGGCCCCCCGCGCGGCCTGGCGCTGGTGGCGGGAGCGGGTGAGGTGGTGA